The following coding sequences lie in one Fusarium poae strain DAOMC 252244 chromosome 1, whole genome shotgun sequence genomic window:
- a CDS encoding hypothetical protein (TransMembrane:2 (o24-48i55-78o)), with protein MGNSQSLDSHVQGVLHGEELQNDLVLAISGIGVVLGAGVIGTLVLAGIVAGPAGWAALGVVATIAAALGAIVLVWGVIEGAIERDVSISFPSTPRIETYGQQRLRDAINDLFTKRQETYCQLRTLQAYKSWVAAFEIFFLDEDLKKKPDLFARRYQSQFEEDVARAKGSAVEKELRDLDKRRESWTNEDPYTAATVMLMMDQGAMVKDSEMPTRNIIFSDEAQRQYSFPAQILEQYGRYECKFKTLDTGDVWTALVQGAQELKDKMVVNLGEVRFRLVKEGSDGQVLENCKVIQFF; from the exons ATGGGTAACAGTCAGAGC TTAGATAGTCATGTCCAAGGAGTCTTGCATGGCGAAGAGCTGCAGAA CGACTTGGTGCTGGCGATTTCAGGTATAGGTGTAGTACTTGGAGCTGGAGTCATCGGCACACTAGTGTTGGCGGGTATAGTAGCTGGACCAGCTGGTTGGGCAGCTCTTGGTGTCGTCGCAACAATTGCAGCTGCACTTGGTGCTATTGTTCTTGTTTGGGGAGTCATCGAAGGAGCTATTGAGCGAGATGTCAGTATTTCCTTTCCTTCCACCCCGAGAATAGAGACTTATGGCCAGCAGAGACTTCGAGACGCCATCAATGATTTGTTCACGAAGCGGCAGGAGACTTACTGCCAGCTACGAACTCTCCAGGCATACAAGTCATGGGTGGCAGCATTTG AAATCTTTTTCCTTGACGAAGATCTCAAGAAAAAGCCCGATCTGTTTGCGAGGCGTTATCAGAGTCAATTCGAGGAGGATGTGGCTCGAGCTAAAGGCTCAGCAGTGGAAAAG GAACTTCGAGATTTGGataaaagaagagagagctGGACCAACGAAGATCCGTACACTGCAGCTACcgtgatgctgatgatggaTCAGGGTGCTATGGTGAAAGACTCAGAGATGCCAACG AGAAACATTATCTTCTCTGATGAGGCCCAACGACAGTATAGCTTTCCAGCTCAGATCCTTGAACAATATGGTCGCTACGAATGCAAATTCAAGACCCTTGACACA GGCGATGTTTGGACAGCATTAGTTCAAGGTGCTCAAGAGCTGAAGGATAAAATGGTTGTAAACCTTGGCGAAGTACGGTTTAGACTAGTGAAGGAAGGGTCGGACGGACAAGTCTTGGAGAACTGTAAAGTCATACAGTTTTTCTGA